Part of the Triticum urartu cultivar G1812 chromosome 2, Tu2.1, whole genome shotgun sequence genome, GATGGATATCAGAGTACTGGGTGCTACAACATGGATTGTCCAGGTTTCATAGCAGCGAGCAGCGCTACTGTTACTCCAGGAACTCGCATAAACCCATCTTCAAAGGTCACGCTTCGAGTGTTGAAGGTAAGATTTATGTTAGAACATGTTTCTCAGTTATGCTATATATGTGGCTATATTTTTTAATTCTTAAGCCTTACATGAAGGGTAATCACTAAATACCCAGCAAAAAATGAACGATGATTAAATTTCTTTCTATAAACCTTGTAACATAATGTTCTAGGTGTATTGTTGTTTTTTTATGAAGGAATGTTCTACTTGTTGTTTGTAGTAAAAGCTAGACTTAGACAAAGGATATCAGATTTTCTTATATTTGACATGAAAATTTTGAAGAGCACCATCACTAGAGAAAACTTTATAGTGAAAGCATCAGCCGCTACATCCCCATGGTTGCGTCCTCACAAAACGATTCTAATTTGATCACGGACTCAAAGTAGCTTACTCCACGCAATGTTGGCGTGTTTTTTTAGAATCCAAGACCATGTGTTAAAGTTGTCGAACCATTCTAATGTTTTGCGCTATAACCCATTCAAAATTAGCATGTCAGTCTCTTACTCTTGCTTAACGTTTCCGATCTCTCAAAAGAACGACTTCCCAAGTTTCTGCTCTAAAAAAGCAACTTCCCATCTTAAGCAGGAAGTAGCTATGAGCggttgcttgccatcactagatCACACTAATTCTCAATTGATTTCCCTTCAAAAGATAGGTTCTAATTTGGATCGGGGTTATAAAATGGATCTAACACCCTGATCAACCAACTAATTAATAGTACCCGACCTATATTGGTCAAAAATAATGGTTGATGAAATAAAttgttttttgttttattttatgAGGCATGGACCGAAAAACTCCTCAATTTTGATATATCATACTTAGACTATGAATAATGATATATGATAGGATGACCAAAGTGGGCACTGGTGGGTGTACTATGGCTTCAACGGCGTCCCAACGGCTGTGGGCTACTACCCAAAGTCATTGTTCACATACATGGCAAAAAAGGCAAACCAGTTCTCGTTTGGTGGCTTCGTGTTCGCAGAAAGGGCGCTTCCAACTCCTCCATTGGGCAGTGGCGTCCTTCCTGGTGGCAAGGGACGTGCGGCATCGTTTACTGACTTGCGCCTCATTGAACGGGATGGAAGGAGCAGCCCCATCATGAAGGACTTGCCTAGTGTTATATCCAACAATAAATGTTATTCTATCACTCCTATTGTTAATTCCGGGTGCTTCTTTGGCGGGCCAGGAGGTTGCGTGTAATACTAAGGTGTACTTTGAACGTGGTGGTGTAATAATGTTTCCCTTGAGTTTGTCTTCCCAAACTCATACTGGCCTAATAAGACACTATGTGTTACTGTATTATGCACATTAGCAATGAATTTACTCTTTCTATAAATTTTGAGTATACACCGAGAGACAAGTTTATCATGGAAACCACAAATGCACTAGAAATTGACAAAACTCCAAAGGCATCTATCACGCACACTAGGAATTATAACATTGAACAAATTGAGTGCAAATTGCTCGTGTCACCGATTTGACATGAAGATTTTGCGACGATGATTGGGAAGCCACATGTCGCACCACGAAGGATGTATACAATATCATGGGTTGTTATCGAGAGGGAGGACCAAGGGTCGTAGTGTTTATGTCACGCGTATTCTTAGTCGTTGTTTAGCCTCTGATCTTTGCGATCATGTTGAGGCGTTGTCCCGTCCTCTGACCATTAGATACTTGAAAGGTGCTTATACGCCAGGAGGACGAAGCTGGCGGGTGGTAAATCATGACGCGACTTGTGTGCCGATTGACGAAGAACCCCATGAGTCCACCTGTAAGCGTGTATAatgttgggaaacatagtagaaaacaaaaaaacgcCCTACGATCACCCAGGAACACTATGAAGATGCGATAAATGGTTTGGATCAGATCATTACCGACTCCGAGTTGCAGCAAAAGAAGATGAGTCGGTGTAGATCGTACTTGGAGTCCCTCGAACTATAGATGAACGATCCCACAAACGGCACATGAACAGTCCCTCGAACGGGAGACGGAAAGCATGGCCTCTCTACAAGTTGTAAGCTTACGGTCTTAACGATCCGGCGGCGCTTCACCGTCCAAAACTAACCGTTGCCGAAGAATTAAAGAGGGAAGATTAGAACCACACTAGACTTCTAATTATTAGGATTAGAGGATCTAGATATAGCTCTAATTGATCAACTAGGACCAAGTAGAACTAGAACTAGGACTAGAAAACTAGAGGAGGCTTCAAAACTTGTGTGTTAAAGGTGCCCAAAACCTTtagtatatataggttggagaGGGAAGAGTGGGCGCCACACAAAGGGGGGAAAGTCtccctcccttggccggccaagaggaggggaCTTccctccaattcggcctcccccttccttccaaaGGGGGAAAGGGGCGCCACCTCTATTTGGGCCCAAATAGCTCTCCACCACTTGACCTTTTAAGGCCTGTTGATATTAAATTAAGTATAAAAGCCTCCAAGCTATTATTAAAGCCTTTTAATATTAATCTAACATCACCAAAAAAATCACCTATATATAATTTATCGGTAATACCCGGTATTgcccgataaaccccgaaacccTTTCGGTCCCCCCAAACGCTTCCGGTTCTCTCGAAACTATTTTCAATATTAGTGAAATTACTTTGTAGCATGGTAATCCTGAACATGTGGACAACTTCCCTTTTTTTCTTAGCCTGCCAATTCTCTACCGCTGCATGGAAAATCTTTGGAACACATGGAAATTCTATCTGCTCAAGCTAGCATGGCCAAATTCTTGAAATGCATGGCAATTTTCTCTACTATAGCATGACAATTATTTTCCTTAGCATGAAAATTGTCTCTATTATAGCATGGCAATTCCTGAAAGTTTCTTGAAAGTTGCTTTTTGAGGGAAAGCTCTCTTATGACGGCATTCGCTCGAATGAGCCTCCTAAGAGAATTCCGTTCATTGCCAGGGTCCTCCTGTAGGAAAAGTTCATACAAAAAGCACCCACACACTCAACACATACGTGCCTATGTTCTGTCTTTCTCGCCCCTGTCTCACATAGGTTGTCCTCACTCAACTCCATTTCTTCTCCTCCCTTCGTGTGTTGTTTTTCTCTCTAAAAGCATCTACAGCTGGATACACCAAATCCGGCCCCTCGAACGCATGCGGATGTGACCGAACATGTCTACAGACAGTGATCAGGCACACCTCATTTTGCTGAGTCACAATCGTGTCCCTCATATCCAAACCACCAAATTCATGCAACACATACAACGCTACATAGATGAACACAAAGAACACACTTAACTTAATAATAACGAACGTACTAAATTCATCCGATACAAAAGGATAGTTCATCGCCAGAAAAAAGGAATTGTCGTTGCCGCCCTGGTTCGGCCGCAACCGCCTCAACACTGCGAAGGGTGATCTCCTTCACATCGTCCGGCTCCGTGTCACGCAGCAGGCTAGCCCACTCGTAAAGGATAGTCCATTACTAATTGCCAATTCTGAAACAAGTAAATATGGAAACAATTATAATGCATATCATAAATGGATGTCATTAAGCACGCCATGCATGGTAACATATATCTTTAGAAGGAAAAATATTACACATTAGATATATTACAAATTAGGTATATATGAATTCATCTGTTTAGTATGTACCCGTTAAATTTTTATACATATATACCCAGAAAATTTAGTATGTATATATGATTTCATCTGTTTAGTATGTACCCGTTAAATTTTAATACACATATACCCAGAATATTTAGTACGTACATATTAGATTTTTATCTATGTATATACCCAGAATATTTAGTGTGTATCAATCAGATTAGATATGTACGGATTCATTTATTTATTACACACTCAATGATTTTTTAGTACGTATATACCAAGAACATTTAGTATGTAACACATTAGATTTTTTTTATGTATATACCCAGAATATTTAATACATAACCATTAGATTAGGTACGTCTGGATTCACTTACTTAGTATGTATTGATTAGATTTTTGTGTGTGTATACACCCTAGAGTACTCAATATATTTTTCTTGTATATGCATACTCATCGTATTTACATACCTTGTCATTAAATTTATGAGTATATACCTCGATACAATAAATACATAGAATCATGTGCGGGTATATGTAACAAACATTCCTTAAACTAAAAATAATCGTCAGTGGATATATGTATGTTGGAAAAAATCATGTGTGGGTATCAGCATGCATCATATATTCCTACAACTAAAACAATTAATTATGATCGCATTTTATATTATTTGGACACCTTAATTTGTATAGAAATATTAGCCATTAAAAAGTCTGACCCGGTCTATTTTTTAAAATACTAGATACCTTGAAAGGTAAAACTTTAGaaaaatgcataaaaacatcCTTAATATACATAGGAACCATAGGAACGACGTACTATTTGTCATATCTGATACCTTAAGAAATAAGATTATATATGCATACCCTTTTTGTTTGGAAATGAATCATACCAGGAAATCGGTAGTATATTTTTTTTGGAAAGCAATTATTGTCCATTTATACTCGTAGTGCATGCAAACAAAATTTGGAAAGCCATGCACTACAAATATGACTTGCTATATTGGGACTTAGGTGCCCAGACACCTAGGTGCCCCACATAatttacctatatatatatatagagagagagagagagaagagtgaaCTAATTGACTTCAGTCTAGGGTTCGTCCGGAGGGGGCAATTTGTGGGGTCGGGATGGGCCAGGCTGGGCCCGACCAATGTGACGAACACGTCGAGGCACGTCCAGGCCTTTCCATACCCACCTTAGACTTAGTCTGGATATTAGAAGTGCCGGTCAACTTAAACTTATAGAATCGATGTGAGAAGCCCGCGGTTTAGCGATGGGGCATTGACCGGACGTACGCCCGAGCAATTTGGGCACCCGGTCGTAGATGCCCTGAGATCTCGGACACTTGAGAGGCCACTCCCAGCCTACTTGGCTGTAGATGTCCTGAGCAGCCGCCGGGCTATCATTGCCAGTATACAGTGCATAGAACTCAGATTTTTAGCATAAAAATCGAGAGATATTTGTTGCCATGGATTGGAAGGTGAAAGGAATGGGTGATGGCTACTGCCATTACTACCACATCCGCCACCTATTTCTTCTTGCTTTGCTTGCACGCCTGCAACACCAATTCCTTTAGCTTCCACTTTCGTCTTTCGACCCCTATGACGTCTGCCACTCCAAGAGGAtggtgaagaactgaagattcATGCCTCTTAAGAGCAGACAGGAAGAAGGTTCTGCCTCACCAAGGTAAGCTCTCCTTCAATTCTTCATGTTCTTTTCCCCGTTAGGGATGATTTCTGGGCCCTTATTCAGAGCGATGCTTGCAGAAGCGAGGTTGTGGTGTTGCTGGATGCGATGGTGCCGTGGAGGATGGAGGCGCGGCTGGCGGCCACGGTGCGGGCGGCGCTCCTCGGCTGGCTCTTCTTCTGCCTCACCGTCGCCAGCGACGTCGCACGCCAACTCAGGAGCAGCGATCTCTCAGTCTAAGGCCGGCCGCGTTCGACATCGCCGGCGGCAAAGAACAGACTCTGCGTCTACGAAGTGCCACTCCAGTGCACAGGAAGAAGATTGATTTACAGCAGGGTAACCAGATGTGATTTTGCAACGAACCCGCAGTTAGGTGCAGGTGCTCGTCTTTAGAAGACGGTTGTCCTTGAGACTCATTGAGCAGATGATCCCTGTAAATTTTCAACTAAAGCGTGTTGTTCCTTGGCTCATTTTGGGGGGTCAGCATGGTTAATTTCCAGCTAGCATCACTGACTACGACCTGAAATGCCTTTTTTTGGTGAAATTACCACCGGAAATACTAAATCATTACACCTTAACGGTTTTGTCATTAGTTATTAACATTAAAACCCATTAGGGGGTCCAGCTCCACTTTTAATCTGAAATGTGGGTCCCATGATGAGATGGCCTAGCAAATAATTATTGCCGTCGGTCTCATGTGGGGCAAAACGCCCTCTAAATCACCTCACATGCTCTCAGGAGTCAGGAGCCGGATTATTTTAATGTTTTTTTGTAATGTTTGAGGATAGTAGATTCACAATATCAGATATTTAGTTTGTATCGTTTTGACTTCGGCATATCGGATGGTATATCATACGATATTTAGTTATATCGAAGAGAACAAATTTGAAGTTCTTTTCATTAATCTTCTTCAAACGTGTCTTTTTAGTACAAAAAATGCATGATGTCAATGTTTCAGCATAACAAATTTAGTTCTCACTGTATTGACTTGTTAATCGAAAAACTATTTGAAAAAGATTCACAAAATCCTTATTAAAATCAATACATTATATATGTGTTCTTACAAACCGTTATGCATAACTTTGATAATATTCTGAAGTTGTAAATACAAAATCTTGTTTATTTTTCACTTATTTCCGAGAAAGAATTGTTGTCATCTATGATCGGTCTTCTAAATATAAACGATATATACCCCTCCGATAACGGCTATATTGGTCGATATTTCTGTCTATATCATATGGTATGTATGAAAATGGTACAAAATGATATGCTATATCTATATCATTAGGCCCCCTAAACTGATATATCGGTCGTATCGGACGAGATTTAGAAGCTTGGAGGATAGTCGGTTTCAAATATGAAGGATACATAGTTTGACACCTAAAAATCAGCAGGTGATGCACCATAAGTTCTAC contains:
- the LOC125541081 gene encoding uncharacterized protein LOC125541081 encodes the protein MAKLSLFLQTIYVFIFLLAHPNRGVRLYPVVQEGNNSLQQDLVYGLAKQKLPSLKSNSLEAKFSGEGNNSSGVLYYATHDSSGGPDASYYGLHATTDVYGHALKRGQLSRSGIWVGHSGDGRKSSFNAISVGWHIAPEKYGDSHPHLFTYWTRDGYQSTGCYNMDCPGFIAASSATVTPGTRINPSSKVTLRVLKDDQSGHWWVYYGFNGVPTAVGYYPKSLFTYMAKKANQFSFGGFVFAERALPTPPLGSGVLPGGKGRAASFTDLRLIERDGRSSPIMKDLPSVISNNKCYSITPIVNSGCFFGGPGGCV